From Candidatus Manganitrophaceae bacterium, one genomic window encodes:
- a CDS encoding YezD family protein has protein sequence MDRKRAAGEDGEIDREILLAVRNIRYGSVEIVIHDSKVVQIERKEKVRFDPVGKSERSDRQGAF, from the coding sequence ATGGATCGGAAAAGAGCGGCTGGAGAGGATGGAGAGATCGACCGGGAGATCCTTCTCGCGGTTAGAAATATTCGATACGGATCGGTCGAGATCGTCATCCACGATTCGAAAGTGGTTCAGATCGAGCGCAAAGAGAAGGTGCGATTCGATCCGGTCGGCAAATCAGAGAGATCGGATCGGCAAGGCGCGTTTTAA
- a CDS encoding Rrf2 family transcriptional regulator, translating into MLSKKAKYALQALTLLTKEYGRGPILISELAEKEGIPKKFLELILLTLKNKGILQSKKGKGGGYFLGRPPDNITLGEVIRILDGPLAPLPCVSQTAYRRCDECQDEINCGIRLVMKEVRDETARILDGTSLADLLKNVEMQTARRKEALMFHI; encoded by the coding sequence ATGCTCTCTAAAAAAGCAAAATATGCACTCCAAGCATTGACCCTCCTGACCAAGGAGTATGGCCGGGGTCCCATTCTGATTTCAGAGCTGGCGGAAAAGGAAGGGATTCCCAAAAAGTTCCTCGAACTGATTCTGCTGACCCTAAAGAACAAAGGAATACTACAGAGTAAAAAGGGAAAAGGGGGGGGCTATTTTCTCGGTCGTCCGCCCGACAACATCACCTTGGGAGAGGTGATTCGAATCTTGGATGGACCGCTTGCGCCGCTCCCCTGTGTCAGCCAGACCGCCTATCGTCGGTGTGACGAGTGTCAAGATGAAATCAACTGCGGCATCCGGTTGGTCATGAAAGAAGTCCGCGATGAGACCGCCCGAATCTTGGATGGGACGAGCTTGGCCGATTTGCTCAAGAATGTCGAAATGCAGACCGCGAGGCGGAAAGAAGCGCTGATGTTTCACATCTGA
- a CDS encoding acyltransferase family protein, translating to MMGSLNLPTLLHRPAVPTSPTLPQRRIGAIDVVRGLLICLITLGHSHILLNDSEFNQRLVLILSKITNLGTPAFTFISGMLLGYFEATASDFRRIQQSYFKRALQLLLFAHLLIAAGTYPLRQESSFASAFLHYWYVTDTLAILFIVVPVLFVKVRPAGRLLIGIACLSLWKLALFFLIGFAPIAFAPTGFAPLLLVREFLFGVNFQGNHLLSDTYPMVPLFGLFLTATVLGNRFGQAVRGGRTEGFVKELKKRIAPLLLLSFLMVGLWAWGKRHPESPLSGILRMVFYPEKLSALLPFYIAIFFLILAYYIQKIEVQGKFGPMERLFALFGRISLFTYVAQYFVVQTFPSLLGWRNSMNLPELLLYLFGAMLLLYAAASVYSRFLKRSRRTDETHAIRVERSLSAKKVSPLYASDLPQPRRDLW from the coding sequence ATGATGGGGTCCTTAAATCTTCCAACGTTGCTTCACCGTCCGGCCGTTCCGACGAGCCCGACCCTCCCGCAGAGGCGTATCGGTGCGATCGATGTCGTCCGGGGACTCCTGATCTGCCTGATTACCCTCGGCCACAGTCACATCCTTCTGAACGATTCGGAGTTCAATCAACGGCTTGTTTTGATCTTGTCCAAAATAACCAATCTGGGAACCCCCGCCTTTACCTTTATCAGCGGAATGCTTCTCGGTTATTTCGAAGCGACCGCGTCGGACTTCCGACGCATTCAGCAGAGCTACTTCAAACGGGCGCTCCAACTTCTCCTCTTCGCCCATCTTCTCATCGCAGCGGGGACCTACCCGCTGCGTCAGGAGAGCTCTTTTGCGTCGGCGTTCTTGCACTATTGGTATGTCACCGATACGCTGGCGATTCTCTTTATCGTGGTTCCGGTTCTCTTTGTGAAGGTCCGACCCGCCGGCCGCCTCCTGATCGGCATCGCCTGTCTCTCCCTCTGGAAACTCGCTCTCTTCTTTCTCATTGGCTTCGCGCCCATTGCCTTCGCGCCCACCGGCTTCGCCCCCCTTCTTCTGGTGAGAGAATTCTTATTCGGCGTGAATTTCCAAGGCAATCATCTGTTGAGCGACACCTATCCGATGGTTCCGCTGTTCGGTCTCTTTCTGACGGCAACGGTGTTGGGAAACCGCTTCGGGCAGGCCGTCCGGGGCGGGCGGACGGAGGGTTTCGTAAAAGAACTTAAAAAGAGGATCGCGCCGCTGCTCCTTCTTTCATTTTTGATGGTCGGTCTCTGGGCCTGGGGAAAGCGCCATCCGGAGAGTCCGTTGAGCGGCATTTTGAGAATGGTTTTCTATCCGGAGAAGCTCTCCGCTCTCCTTCCCTTCTATATCGCAATCTTTTTTTTGATTCTGGCCTACTATATTCAAAAGATTGAGGTCCAGGGAAAATTCGGGCCGATGGAACGTCTCTTCGCCCTCTTTGGAAGAATCTCTCTATTTACCTACGTGGCACAATACTTCGTCGTGCAGACCTTTCCCTCTCTGCTCGGATGGCGGAACAGCATGAACCTCCCTGAGCTCCTTCTCTATCTCTTCGGCGCAATGCTTCTCCTCTATGCCGCCGCCAGCGTCTATAGCCGCTTTTTGAAGCGATCACGACGAACGGACGAAACCCATGCGATCAGGGTTGAAAGGAGCCTCTCCGCAAAAAAAGTCTCGCCTCTTTATGCTTCAGACCTCCCCCAACCGAGGAGAGACCTTTGGTGA
- a CDS encoding oligosaccharide flippase family protein has protein sequence MKFAFETKDRSIHVETLILIVGRAASFLFTFFIPIFLARNLAPAEYGTFKQIFLVFTTLYLILQGGMVQSLYYFIPQDPARRSAWVFQSALFVTAAGGLAAVAVLLGGNGLALYFSNPALGEFIPKLALFTLLMLGSSYLETTLIAQQRMAAGSAAFFLSEIVRGLFIIVPLLIDPSLSSVVSGLIAFAMIRFLATAIFTIRSVITPVAFPLSLFDAGRLKTQLAYALPFGVAVLVDIIQQNLHQYVVGNLFDPATFAIYSVGIMQLPIVDFIYTPATQVLMVRMTPLLKSESGEERLALWHDVTARLALFFFPAAFFFCLIAPDFITLLFTNKYSQSIPLFQLSVLTILPAALLSDGMLRCYAEIRFILVTTVLKSLLTVGLIIVLIKTAGLTGAALTAVITVYFGKLIMLWKIQKRMAVSWRRFLPWANLSGTILLAGGVAAPLALLRHTIVLQPFTALALLTTLYWTIYAALLFSTPLLPSSIRALVWSHLDRLLQTMRGTRNLAKKPA, from the coding sequence ATGAAATTCGCTTTCGAAACAAAAGACAGATCGATTCATGTAGAGACATTGATCTTGATTGTGGGACGGGCCGCCTCTTTTCTCTTCACCTTTTTTATACCGATCTTCCTCGCCCGGAATCTCGCTCCGGCGGAGTATGGCACCTTTAAACAGATCTTCCTGGTCTTCACCACCCTCTATTTGATCTTGCAAGGAGGGATGGTTCAGAGTCTTTATTATTTCATTCCGCAGGACCCGGCGCGAAGATCGGCCTGGGTCTTTCAATCGGCGCTCTTCGTCACCGCGGCGGGGGGGCTCGCCGCCGTTGCCGTCCTCCTCGGCGGAAACGGACTGGCGCTCTACTTCTCCAACCCGGCGCTCGGGGAGTTCATTCCCAAGCTGGCCCTCTTCACCTTGTTGATGCTCGGGTCGTCTTATCTGGAAACCACTTTGATCGCCCAGCAGCGGATGGCCGCCGGCTCGGCCGCCTTTTTTCTCTCCGAGATCGTTCGCGGCCTTTTCATTATCGTTCCGCTTCTGATCGATCCTTCCCTCTCATCCGTCGTCTCAGGATTGATCGCCTTCGCGATGATTCGATTCCTTGCGACGGCGATCTTTACCATCCGGAGCGTCATCACGCCGGTGGCGTTTCCCCTCTCTCTCTTTGATGCCGGCCGCCTTAAAACGCAGCTGGCCTATGCCCTTCCGTTTGGGGTGGCGGTTTTGGTCGACATCATCCAGCAGAACCTTCACCAATATGTCGTCGGCAACCTCTTCGATCCGGCAACCTTTGCGATCTACTCGGTTGGAATCATGCAGCTTCCGATCGTCGATTTTATCTACACCCCGGCAACGCAGGTCTTGATGGTCCGGATGACCCCGCTGCTCAAGTCGGAATCGGGGGAGGAGCGCCTCGCGCTCTGGCATGATGTCACCGCGCGGCTCGCCCTCTTCTTCTTTCCCGCCGCCTTCTTCTTCTGCTTAATCGCCCCCGATTTCATCACCCTTCTCTTCACAAATAAATACAGCCAGAGCATCCCTCTGTTTCAGCTCTCCGTCCTGACGATCTTGCCGGCGGCGCTTCTCTCCGATGGAATGCTGCGCTGTTATGCCGAGATCCGCTTCATCCTCGTGACAACGGTCTTAAAATCTCTCCTTACGGTCGGGTTGATCATCGTTCTCATCAAAACCGCCGGACTGACCGGGGCGGCCCTCACGGCGGTGATCACGGTCTATTTTGGGAAGCTGATCATGCTCTGGAAGATTCAAAAGCGGATGGCCGTCTCCTGGAGACGTTTTCTCCCTTGGGCAAACCTCTCCGGGACGATTCTGCTCGCCGGCGGGGTGGCCGCGCCGCTGGCGCTCCTTCGTCATACGATCGTCCTGCAGCCATTTACAGCGTTGGCACTCCTGACCACCCTTTATTGGACGATCTATGCAGCACTTCTCTTTTCGACACCGCTTCTTCCCTCCTCGATTCGGGCGCTCGTCTGGAGCCACCTCGACCGTCTGCTCCAAACGATGCGGGGAACGAGAAATCTGGCCAAGAAACCGGCTTGA
- a CDS encoding response regulator transcription factor: MMPPHAAEKRTESEEILIIEDNLDMIEILKKELTRHHYRVRAAPDGETGLFEAKRQPPALVILDLMLPGLSGWDICRLMKADPQTETIPLLILTALAEEADRIHGLESGADDYLSKPFSLRELMARVRALLRRKRMASDEKTDPLLRSGPLVIDTARHEIRMAGRLLRFTRIEFGILKHLAQHPDKVFKRDELISLLWGESRFIEARNLDVHIHSIRQQLEPDPANPCFLITVRGVGYKFHPPEEATG; encoded by the coding sequence ATGATGCCACCACATGCAGCAGAAAAGAGGACGGAGTCGGAGGAGATCCTCATCATCGAGGACAATCTCGACATGATCGAGATTCTGAAAAAGGAGCTGACCCGGCACCACTACCGCGTCCGCGCCGCACCCGACGGCGAGACGGGGCTTTTCGAGGCAAAACGACAGCCGCCGGCCCTGGTCATCCTCGATCTGATGCTTCCCGGCCTCAGCGGATGGGACATCTGTCGACTGATGAAAGCCGACCCGCAAACCGAGACTATTCCCCTTCTGATCCTCACCGCGCTGGCGGAGGAAGCCGACCGGATCCATGGGCTGGAGTCGGGCGCGGACGATTATCTCTCCAAGCCGTTTAGCCTCCGCGAGCTGATGGCCCGCGTCCGCGCCCTCCTCCGGCGAAAACGAATGGCCTCGGATGAGAAAACAGACCCTCTCCTTCGAAGCGGTCCGCTCGTCATCGATACCGCTCGCCATGAAATTCGAATGGCCGGCCGGCTTCTCCGGTTCACCCGAATTGAGTTTGGAATTTTGAAACACCTGGCGCAGCATCCCGATAAAGTATTTAAACGGGACGAGCTGATCTCCCTGCTCTGGGGAGAGAGTCGATTTATCGAGGCGCGCAACCTCGATGTCCACATCCATTCCATTCGGCAACAGTTGGAGCCCGATCCGGCGAATCCCTGCTTTTTGATCACCGTCCGCGGAGTCGGATATAAATTCCACCCGCCGGAAGAAGCGACCGGATAG
- a CDS encoding TolC family protein — protein MKRALFFVGLLILLTAANVGAEEPPTLSLQQAITNALQNLPEIRAAQGGFQAAKAGEAFAQSNYYPDIHFFAEDLEGTNNQTRSSYLSLPGIPRTGQPGRSWDASNNFLGGFVVNQVLYDFGRRSSQLKTSEAGARAAGYTLEVARQEAILNVKEAYFAYLAIQRLIAADQASVAKLEKTLEMTQEGYAIGLRPKIDVSTAKTNLIDAQTVLVRAVGQLKNATASLDHAMGLETNRPYKVEDILAYAEPPGTLENFQRQAYAQRPDLKERLAQEEGARGEVEGARSNFFPFLVGSGSVNARGADFPFTSNWDVAVILDFPLNWFRVRHQVDGAKAHLTQVREQTEAARQKVALEVEEAYNDMQSARQRIPLAQQNSTEAKERLGIAEGRYKGGVGNIIEFIDAQTFLAGAETGYIRTLYDYNQAVAHLELAVGGSLTK, from the coding sequence ATGAAGCGGGCTCTTTTCTTCGTCGGCCTGCTCATCCTGTTGACCGCCGCGAACGTTGGAGCGGAGGAACCGCCCACGCTCAGCTTACAGCAGGCGATCACCAACGCCCTTCAGAACCTTCCGGAGATCCGGGCCGCGCAGGGAGGATTTCAGGCGGCGAAGGCCGGTGAGGCGTTCGCTCAGTCGAACTATTATCCCGATATCCATTTCTTTGCCGAGGATCTTGAAGGAACCAATAACCAAACGCGATCGAGTTATCTTTCGCTCCCCGGGATTCCGAGGACCGGCCAACCGGGCCGCTCTTGGGATGCCTCCAACAATTTTCTCGGCGGATTCGTCGTCAATCAGGTCCTCTACGACTTCGGCCGTCGGTCATCGCAACTGAAGACGAGCGAGGCGGGGGCACGGGCGGCCGGCTATACGCTGGAAGTGGCCCGGCAAGAGGCGATTCTCAATGTAAAGGAGGCCTATTTCGCCTACCTGGCGATCCAACGGTTGATCGCGGCCGATCAGGCGTCGGTGGCCAAACTCGAAAAAACGTTGGAGATGACGCAAGAGGGTTATGCAATCGGCCTGCGTCCAAAGATCGACGTCTCCACGGCCAAAACCAACCTGATCGATGCGCAGACCGTCTTGGTTCGGGCGGTCGGCCAGCTCAAGAATGCCACAGCCTCCCTCGACCATGCGATGGGGTTGGAGACGAACCGGCCCTACAAAGTCGAAGATATCCTCGCATATGCGGAGCCGCCGGGAACTTTGGAGAACTTTCAAAGGCAGGCCTATGCGCAACGCCCCGATCTGAAAGAGCGGCTTGCACAGGAAGAGGGGGCGCGGGGCGAAGTCGAAGGGGCACGGAGCAACTTCTTTCCATTTCTGGTCGGGAGCGGCAGTGTGAACGCCCGCGGAGCGGACTTTCCGTTCACCTCCAATTGGGATGTGGCGGTGATCCTCGATTTTCCGCTCAATTGGTTTCGGGTCCGGCATCAGGTCGATGGGGCAAAGGCGCATCTGACCCAGGTTCGTGAACAAACTGAAGCGGCGCGGCAAAAGGTCGCGCTGGAAGTGGAGGAGGCGTATAACGATATGCAGTCGGCGCGGCAGAGGATTCCGCTGGCCCAACAAAATTCGACCGAGGCGAAAGAGCGATTGGGGATTGCGGAGGGGCGCTACAAAGGAGGGGTCGGCAATATCATCGAGTTCATCGATGCGCAGACCTTCTTGGCGGGTGCAGAAACCGGATATATTCGGACCCTCTATGACTACAACCAGGCGGTGGCCCACCTGGAGCTGGCGGTCGGGGGATCGCTCACGAAGTGA
- a CDS encoding efflux RND transporter permease subunit — MFLTKAALKNPIAIFFLSMAIILLGAISVSELPIDLFPNISVPVIMVGTLYPGANPSDVERAVSYIIERAVSGVSSLDHVSSTNKQGLSVVRVWFKWGADINAAELEVSQMVQSVMKNLPQGIFPPFIVKFDISNIPIASVTLSGEGYDEKYLYDLAFNTIEPQLESLPGISAATVKGGKVREIDVEIDPNLMRERGISVLDVEKAVRNADLIFQSGDIKIGTLDYNVFTNSQISAVQQLNQVVVRVANGTPIRIKDIGRVNDGHQIQLNVSRVNGTRGVYMDIYRQPGTNTVQVVDQIKEAIHHLNGVPPGVQLNVTFDTSIYIRNAIESLKNEALQGAVLTFIVILLFLGSMKETLFAAVSIPLSVFVAFVFLYFTGGTLNTFTLGGLTLAIGRLIDDAIVVLESIHKHVEKGEYPMEAALAGTREVGLPVLSATLTFMIVFLPVAFITGVAKYTFMPLALTACAAMGASYFVSMTVIPALAQRFLRAEGHEQKRAGPLKRLLKGSQRLLDRLDEKYERGAAWAIRRRVPLIFGMATIFFLSLGLLKFIGTEFFPEADEGQFRVIVRNRIGTRLEETEKVVEKVEKMIRETIPQKEVLTLLSNMGSPRAGRSAFYSTNTGPHSGYVMVYLVQPDQRKKSVLEYVSLLRPKLEQALPGILVSFDTGGVVKKILNFGYSAPIDVELRGYGFEQAASTARQLASEMKKIPGLTDVMISREENYPEIDINVDREKASLLGIDESQVAHAVLSSIFGNLSGAPIFTDPATGNEYYVVTRLQEPFRSNLEDLENNIFFINNGQPVFLKTVARLQRGSGPVQIERRYLQRVIDLTANPAGRDLGSVGEDLKKQLATVSLPTGFHLAYRGQMEEQEKTFKSLFFAMGLAVLLIYMVLGSQFRSFIHPLIVLLTVPLGLTGVFITLYLTNTTLSTTSLMGIIMLVGIAVSNGVLLIDYANFLQRQGVAPAEAISRAGRVRLRPILMTSLATIFGLLPLALGLEVGSEANAPLARAVVGGLLVSTFLTLFLIPALYSLIEERLRKRFGPPAIGQAEPIHSDGGGAA, encoded by the coding sequence ATGTTTTTGACAAAGGCCGCATTAAAGAATCCGATCGCCATTTTTTTCCTTTCCATGGCAATCATCCTCCTTGGAGCCATCTCCGTCAGTGAGCTCCCGATTGACCTCTTTCCGAATATCAGCGTTCCGGTCATCATGGTCGGGACCCTCTACCCCGGCGCCAATCCTTCTGATGTCGAACGGGCGGTCAGTTATATTATCGAGCGGGCGGTCAGCGGGGTGAGCAGCCTCGATCATGTGTCGTCGACCAATAAGCAGGGGCTCTCCGTCGTTCGGGTCTGGTTTAAGTGGGGGGCCGACATCAACGCGGCCGAATTGGAAGTTTCCCAGATGGTCCAGTCGGTCATGAAAAATCTTCCCCAGGGGATCTTTCCGCCGTTTATCGTTAAATTTGATATCTCCAATATTCCGATCGCCTCCGTGACACTCAGCGGAGAGGGATATGATGAAAAATATCTCTATGACCTTGCCTTCAATACCATTGAACCACAGCTTGAATCGCTGCCCGGTATTTCTGCGGCGACGGTGAAAGGAGGAAAAGTCCGTGAGATTGATGTGGAGATTGATCCCAACCTGATGCGGGAGCGGGGGATCTCGGTGCTGGATGTGGAGAAAGCGGTCCGAAACGCCGACCTGATCTTTCAATCGGGAGATATCAAAATTGGAACGCTCGACTATAACGTTTTCACCAACAGTCAGATCTCCGCGGTTCAGCAGCTGAATCAAGTGGTGGTCCGGGTCGCCAACGGCACCCCGATCCGGATTAAAGATATCGGGCGGGTGAACGACGGCCATCAAATTCAATTGAACGTCTCCCGGGTGAATGGGACCCGAGGGGTCTACATGGATATCTATCGCCAACCCGGGACGAATACCGTTCAGGTGGTGGACCAGATCAAAGAGGCGATTCACCATCTGAACGGGGTTCCTCCCGGGGTGCAGCTTAACGTCACCTTTGACACGTCTATCTATATTCGGAATGCGATTGAGAGCCTCAAGAACGAGGCGCTCCAGGGAGCGGTCCTCACCTTTATTGTGATCCTTCTTTTCCTCGGGAGCATGAAGGAGACCCTCTTTGCCGCCGTTTCAATTCCCCTCTCGGTTTTTGTCGCTTTTGTCTTTCTTTATTTCACCGGCGGAACATTGAACACCTTCACCCTCGGCGGGCTGACCTTGGCGATCGGGCGGCTGATCGATGATGCGATTGTTGTTCTGGAGAGCATTCACAAGCATGTGGAAAAGGGGGAATACCCGATGGAGGCGGCGCTGGCCGGGACCCGCGAAGTGGGACTTCCCGTGTTGTCGGCGACGTTGACCTTCATGATTGTTTTTCTCCCGGTCGCTTTTATCACGGGGGTCGCTAAATATACCTTCATGCCGCTCGCCTTAACGGCGTGCGCTGCGATGGGCGCCTCCTACTTTGTTTCGATGACGGTCATTCCTGCTTTGGCCCAGCGTTTTCTGCGGGCTGAAGGCCATGAGCAAAAACGGGCCGGCCCACTCAAGCGCCTGCTCAAGGGATCGCAACGTCTTCTCGATCGCCTTGACGAGAAATATGAGCGGGGGGCCGCTTGGGCAATCCGACGGAGGGTTCCGCTCATTTTTGGAATGGCGACGATTTTCTTCCTCTCGCTCGGTCTGCTGAAGTTCATCGGCACGGAATTTTTCCCGGAAGCGGACGAAGGACAATTTCGCGTGATTGTCCGAAACCGGATCGGAACCCGGCTCGAAGAGACGGAGAAGGTGGTGGAGAAGGTAGAGAAAATGATTCGAGAGACGATTCCTCAAAAAGAGGTTTTGACCCTCCTCTCGAATATGGGATCTCCTCGGGCGGGGCGCTCCGCATTCTACAGTACGAACACCGGGCCGCACTCCGGTTATGTCATGGTCTACCTGGTCCAACCGGATCAGCGGAAGAAGAGCGTCTTGGAATATGTCAGTCTGCTGAGGCCCAAGCTTGAACAAGCCCTCCCCGGAATTCTGGTCTCGTTTGACACGGGAGGGGTGGTGAAGAAAATTCTGAACTTCGGCTACAGCGCCCCAATCGATGTGGAGCTGAGGGGGTATGGTTTCGAGCAGGCGGCCTCCACGGCAAGACAGCTTGCCTCGGAGATGAAAAAGATTCCCGGCTTGACCGATGTGATGATCAGTCGGGAGGAGAACTATCCTGAGATCGATATTAATGTCGATCGGGAAAAGGCTTCCCTCCTTGGTATCGATGAATCTCAGGTCGCGCATGCCGTCCTCTCCTCCATTTTCGGAAACCTCTCCGGGGCGCCGATCTTCACCGATCCGGCGACCGGAAATGAATATTACGTGGTGACCCGGCTGCAGGAGCCTTTCCGCAGCAACCTGGAAGATCTGGAGAACAACATCTTTTTTATCAACAATGGTCAGCCGGTTTTCTTGAAGACGGTCGCGCGCCTACAAAGAGGCTCCGGGCCGGTTCAGATCGAACGACGATACCTGCAACGGGTGATCGATTTAACGGCCAATCCCGCCGGCCGCGATCTCGGCTCGGTCGGAGAAGATCTCAAAAAACAACTTGCGACCGTTTCACTCCCGACCGGTTTTCACCTCGCCTACCGGGGGCAGATGGAAGAGCAAGAGAAGACCTTTAAGAGCCTTTTCTTTGCAATGGGCCTGGCCGTTCTCCTCATCTACATGGTGCTGGGATCGCAGTTCCGCTCGTTTATCCATCCGCTGATCGTCCTGCTCACCGTGCCGCTCGGGCTCACCGGTGTTTTTATCACCCTTTATTTAACCAATACCACCCTCTCCACCACCTCCTTGATGGGAATCATCATGCTGGTGGGGATTGCAGTGAGCAATGGGGTTCTTTTAATTGACTATGCGAACTTCCTCCAGCGCCAGGGGGTTGCGCCGGCGGAGGCGATCAGCCGCGCCGGCCGGGTCCGGCTCCGCCCGATTTTAATGACCTCCCTGGCGACGATCTTCGGCCTTCTCCCTTTGGCGTTGGGATTAGAGGTTGGAAGCGAGGCGAACGCGCCGCTCGCCCGCGCCGTGGTCGGGGGGCTTCTGGTTTCGACCTTCCTTACCCTTTTTCTGATTCCGGCCCTTTACTCTCTAATAGAGGAGCGGCTGCGAAAGCGTTTCGGCCCACCCGCCATCGGGCAGGCCGAACCGATCCACTCGGATGGTGGGGGAGCGGCATGA
- a CDS encoding efflux RND transporter periplasmic adaptor subunit: MKIKSFVYIVAAVGLILGMTFLIHERSASSGTHLKLEKGLRKVSVQVIKPIIQDLDIKLRYPVNIQAVYQANILPTAVSGFLMQVDVDKGDFVKKGQLLATINPSEEAENVKHAEEAVRQAEANYKNAELNLQRYRDMHKKDFVSQQDVDNAELAFEVARTNWEKAKADLRGRQVRLQYTTLTAPFSGYITMRYLDPGAMVAPNSNPPIMTLMKIDALRIQVNVAEQETHLIRLHQKAEFSVDAFPGRLFRGEVTRFAHAIDPNSRTLLVEIDLPNPDLALKPGMYGRVSLVVDRHPKSLLLPAEAIQVQESGASIFIVEDGKAKRIPITTGYDAGDFLEVTRGLSGGERVILSGQDLVTTGTPVEETETAPRPLGVPTAL, translated from the coding sequence ATGAAGATCAAATCGTTTGTTTACATTGTCGCGGCCGTCGGCCTCATTCTCGGGATGACCTTCCTCATTCATGAGAGATCGGCCTCTTCAGGCACCCATTTAAAGCTGGAGAAGGGGTTGCGCAAAGTCTCCGTCCAGGTGATCAAGCCGATCATCCAAGATCTCGATATCAAGCTGCGCTACCCGGTGAACATTCAGGCGGTCTACCAGGCCAATATTCTCCCAACGGCGGTGAGCGGTTTTTTGATGCAGGTTGATGTCGACAAGGGAGACTTCGTGAAGAAAGGCCAACTTCTTGCGACCATCAATCCTTCAGAGGAGGCCGAGAATGTCAAGCATGCGGAGGAGGCGGTTCGGCAAGCGGAGGCCAACTATAAAAATGCGGAGCTGAACCTGCAACGCTACCGTGATATGCATAAAAAGGATTTTGTGTCTCAACAGGATGTCGACAATGCCGAGCTCGCCTTTGAAGTTGCGAGGACCAATTGGGAGAAGGCAAAAGCCGATCTTCGCGGAAGACAGGTCCGACTGCAGTACACCACTTTAACCGCCCCCTTCTCCGGCTATATCACCATGCGCTATCTCGATCCCGGCGCAATGGTGGCGCCGAACAGCAACCCGCCGATCATGACGTTGATGAAGATCGATGCCCTCCGCATTCAAGTAAATGTCGCCGAGCAAGAGACCCATCTCATCCGGCTCCATCAGAAGGCGGAGTTCTCCGTCGACGCCTTTCCGGGACGGCTCTTTCGGGGGGAGGTTACCCGGTTCGCCCATGCGATTGATCCAAATTCGCGGACACTGCTGGTGGAAATCGATCTCCCGAATCCCGATCTGGCACTGAAGCCGGGAATGTATGGACGGGTCAGCCTGGTCGTCGACCGCCATCCCAAGAGTCTTCTCCTTCCGGCGGAGGCGATCCAGGTTCAAGAAAGCGGGGCTTCCATTTTTATCGTGGAGGACGGAAAGGCGAAGCGGATTCCGATCACGACCGGGTATGACGCGGGCGATTTCCTCGAAGTGACGCGGGGGCTCTCTGGCGGTGAGCGCGTCATCCTCTCCGGACAGGATCTGGTGACCACCGGCACCCCCGTCGAAGAGACCGAGACAGCGCCCCGTCCGCTCGGGGTTCCCACGGCTTTATAA